From Pseudomonas sp. B21-028, one genomic window encodes:
- the queC gene encoding 7-cyano-7-deazaguanine synthase QueC yields MTEQTNTAEKRAVILLSGGLDSATVVAMARAEGYRCYTMSFDYGQRHRAELHAAERVARDLGVVEHKVIGLNLNGIGGSALTDSTIAVPEAPSEGIPVTYVPARNTVFLSLALGWAEVLEARDIFIGVNAVDYSGYPDCRPEFVEAFERMANLATKAGVEGQGFRIQAPLQNLSKADIVRAGVKLGVNYGLTVSCYQADDQGRACGKCDSCRLRAEGFAAAGVSDPTPYF; encoded by the coding sequence ATGACAGAACAGACGAACACTGCAGAAAAACGAGCGGTCATCCTGTTGTCCGGCGGCCTGGATTCGGCCACGGTCGTGGCCATGGCCCGTGCCGAAGGTTATCGCTGCTACACCATGAGTTTCGATTACGGCCAGCGCCATCGCGCTGAGCTGCACGCTGCCGAGCGGGTGGCTCGGGACCTGGGCGTGGTGGAGCACAAGGTGATTGGCCTGAACCTCAATGGCATCGGTGGTTCGGCCCTGACCGACAGCACCATCGCTGTACCCGAAGCTCCGAGTGAAGGCATACCGGTAACCTACGTGCCGGCGCGTAACACGGTATTCCTGTCCTTGGCCCTGGGCTGGGCTGAGGTGCTGGAAGCCCGTGACATTTTCATCGGCGTCAATGCGGTGGATTATTCCGGTTACCCGGACTGCCGTCCCGAGTTCGTCGAAGCCTTCGAGCGCATGGCCAACCTGGCGACCAAGGCCGGCGTGGAAGGGCAAGGCTTCCGCATCCAGGCTCCGCTGCAGAATCTCAGCAAGGCCGATATTGTCAGGGCCGGTGTGAAGCTCGGCGTGAACTATGGACTGACCGTTTCCTGCTACCAGGCTGATGATCAGGGCCGCGCTTGTGGCAAATGCGATAGCTGCCGACTGCGTGCCGAAGGCTTCGCTGCGGCGGGCGTGAGCGACCCAACCCCTTATTTTTGA
- the queE gene encoding 7-carboxy-7-deazaguanine synthase QueE — protein MQDTLRITEVFYSLQGETRTAGLPTVFVRLTGCPLRCQYCDSAYAFSGGTLRTLDDILEQVAGYRPRYVCVTGGEPLAQPNAIPLLKQLCDAGYEVSLETSGALDISAVDPRVSRVVDLKTPGSKEAHRNRYENIELLTPNDQVKFVICSREDYDWAVSKLIQYGLDQRAGEVLVSPSHHDLNARDLADWVVADNLPVRLQLQLHKYLWNDEPGR, from the coding sequence ATGCAAGACACATTGAGAATCACCGAAGTTTTTTACTCGTTGCAGGGTGAAACACGAACGGCCGGGCTGCCCACGGTATTTGTGCGCCTCACCGGTTGCCCGTTGCGTTGCCAATACTGCGACAGTGCCTACGCCTTCAGCGGTGGCACCCTGCGAACCCTCGACGACATCCTCGAGCAAGTGGCCGGCTATCGGCCGCGCTACGTTTGCGTTACGGGTGGCGAGCCACTGGCACAACCCAACGCCATTCCCTTGCTCAAGCAGTTGTGTGATGCCGGTTATGAGGTTTCGCTGGAGACCAGCGGCGCCCTGGATATCTCAGCCGTCGATCCACGCGTCAGTCGCGTCGTGGACTTGAAAACCCCAGGCTCCAAGGAAGCGCATCGTAACCGCTACGAGAACATCGAACTGCTGACGCCCAACGATCAGGTCAAGTTCGTTATCTGTTCGCGGGAAGATTACGACTGGGCCGTGTCCAAGCTGATCCAGTATGGGCTCGACCAGCGAGCCGGTGAGGTCCTGGTGTCGCCAAGTCATCACGACTTGAATGCGCGGGATCTGGCGGACTGGGTGGTGGCGGACAACCTGCCGGTGCGCCTGCAATTGCAGCTGCACAAATATCTTTGGAACGACGAGCCGGGGCGCTGA
- the ybgF gene encoding tol-pal system protein YbgF, whose translation MRTCRRAVTVLALSLAPLAVWAAVPVVDNDAGYNNSGSSYPPAGYGTNGAYAGGGVSAPVSAQGQLFNQLQQMQDQLSRQQGAIEVLQNEVSRMKQENLERYQDLDRRIVSGAAPAATSENSPAGGDLNAPGTAAGAGAGASAPAPAASGEPADPAKEKLYYDAAFDLIKAKDFDKASQAFAAFLRKYPNSQYSGNAQYWLGEVNLAKGDLQGAGQAFAKVSQLYPKHAKVPDSLYKLADVERRLGHTDKVKGILQQVVSQYPGTSAAQLAQRDLQRM comes from the coding sequence ATGCGAACGTGCCGTCGTGCTGTAACTGTTCTGGCTCTCAGTCTCGCACCGCTTGCGGTGTGGGCTGCGGTTCCTGTGGTCGATAACGATGCTGGCTATAACAATAGCGGGAGCAGTTATCCGCCTGCGGGTTACGGTACGAACGGCGCCTATGCCGGGGGAGGGGTTTCGGCCCCTGTCTCGGCACAGGGCCAGCTGTTCAACCAACTGCAGCAAATGCAGGATCAGCTTTCACGCCAACAAGGCGCGATTGAAGTTCTGCAAAACGAAGTATCGCGCATGAAGCAGGAAAACCTGGAGCGTTACCAGGATCTTGATCGGCGCATAGTAAGCGGTGCTGCACCTGCCGCGACTTCTGAGAATTCTCCTGCCGGTGGCGACTTGAACGCCCCTGGCACTGCCGCAGGCGCGGGTGCAGGGGCTAGCGCTCCGGCACCTGCCGCCAGTGGCGAACCGGCTGATCCGGCGAAGGAAAAGCTCTATTACGATGCTGCCTTCGACTTGATCAAGGCCAAGGATTTCGACAAGGCCAGCCAGGCCTTTGCCGCTTTCCTGCGCAAATACCCAAACAGCCAGTACTCGGGCAATGCCCAATACTGGTTGGGTGAAGTGAACCTGGCCAAGGGCGACCTGCAAGGTGCCGGCCAGGCATTCGCCAAGGTTTCCCAGCTGTATCCCAAGCATGCCAAAGTGCCGGATTCGCTGTACAAGCTGGCTGACGTGGAGCGCCGCCTTGGTCACACCGACAAGGTCAAGGGCATCCTGCAGCAGGTGGTCTCCCAGTATCCGGGGACTTCTGCCGCCCAGTTGGCCCAGCGCGATCTGCAGCGCATGTAA
- the pal gene encoding peptidoglycan-associated lipoprotein Pal produces the protein MEMLKFGKFAALALAMAVAVGCSSKGGDNAGEGAVDPNAGYGANTGAVDGSMSEEAALRAITTFYFEYDSSDLKPEAMRALDVHAKDLKANGARVVLEGNTDERGTREYNMALGERRAKAVQRYLVLQGVSPAQLELVSYGEERPVATGNDEQSWAQNRRVELRKN, from the coding sequence ATGGAAATGCTGAAGTTTGGTAAATTTGCTGCGCTGGCTCTGGCCATGGCTGTAGCTGTAGGTTGCTCGTCCAAAGGCGGCGACAACGCTGGTGAAGGCGCTGTTGATCCGAACGCTGGTTACGGCGCTAACACCGGTGCAGTTGACGGCTCCATGAGCGAAGAAGCTGCTCTGCGCGCAATCACCACCTTCTACTTCGAATACGACAGCTCGGACCTGAAGCCAGAAGCCATGCGCGCCCTGGACGTTCACGCCAAAGACCTGAAAGCAAACGGCGCTCGCGTTGTTCTGGAAGGCAACACCGACGAACGTGGTACTCGTGAGTACAACATGGCACTGGGCGAGCGTCGTGCGAAAGCCGTTCAACGCTACCTGGTACTGCAAGGTGTTTCCCCAGCTCAGCTGGAACTGGTTTCCTACGGCGAAGAGCGTCCAGTTGCTACCGGTAACGACGAGCAGTCCTGGGCTCAGAACCGTCGCGTCGAACTGCGTAAGAACTGA
- the tolB gene encoding Tol-Pal system beta propeller repeat protein TolB, whose translation MRNLLRGMLVVICCLAGIAVAEEKNILVTSGSDRATPIAVVPFGWQGGSVLPDDMAEIIGNDLRNSGYYAPIPKQNMISLPTQASEVIYRDWKALGAQYIMVGSIVPAGGRLQVQYALFNVATEQQVLTGSVSGSTDQLRDMAHYISDQSFEKLTGIKGAFSTRMLYVTAERFSEKNTRYTLQRSDYDGARAVTLLQSREPILSPRFAPDGKRIAYVSFEQKRPRIFVQHIDTGRREQITNFEGLNGAPAWSPDGNRLAFVLSKDGNPDIYVMNLASRSISRVTNGPGINTEPFWGKDGSTIYFTSDRGGKPQIYKTSASGGGAERVTFVGNYNANPKLSADEKTLVMIHRQDGFTNFKVAAQDIQRGSVKILTDSTLDESPTVAPNGTMVIYATRQQGRGVLMLVSINGRVRLPLPTAQGEVREPSWSPYLN comes from the coding sequence GTGAGAAACCTTCTTCGAGGAATGCTTGTCGTTATCTGCTGCCTGGCAGGGATAGCGGTGGCAGAGGAAAAGAACATTCTGGTCACCAGCGGCAGCGACCGGGCCACCCCGATCGCCGTCGTACCGTTCGGCTGGCAGGGCGGTAGCGTCCTGCCGGACGATATGGCGGAAATCATCGGCAACGACCTGCGCAACTCGGGTTACTACGCGCCGATTCCGAAGCAGAACATGATCAGCCTGCCCACCCAGGCCAGCGAAGTCATCTACCGTGACTGGAAGGCCCTGGGCGCCCAGTACATCATGGTCGGCAGCATCGTTCCGGCTGGCGGCCGCCTGCAGGTGCAATACGCCCTGTTCAACGTCGCCACCGAACAGCAGGTGCTGACCGGCAGCGTGTCGGGCAGCACTGACCAACTGCGTGACATGGCGCACTACATCTCCGACCAGTCGTTCGAGAAACTCACCGGCATCAAGGGTGCATTCTCTACCCGCATGCTCTACGTGACGGCCGAACGCTTCTCCGAGAAAAACACCCGCTACACCCTGCAGCGCTCCGACTACGACGGCGCCCGCGCGGTCACCCTGCTGCAATCGCGTGAGCCGATCCTGTCGCCGCGTTTCGCTCCCGATGGCAAGCGCATCGCCTATGTGTCGTTCGAGCAGAAGCGTCCGCGCATTTTCGTGCAGCACATCGACACCGGTCGCCGTGAACAGATCACCAACTTCGAAGGCCTGAACGGCGCGCCAGCCTGGTCGCCGGACGGTAACCGCCTGGCGTTCGTACTGTCCAAGGACGGTAACCCGGACATCTATGTGATGAACCTGGCCTCGCGTTCGATCTCCCGTGTCACCAACGGCCCGGGCATCAACACCGAACCGTTCTGGGGCAAGGATGGCTCGACCATCTACTTCACTTCCGACCGTGGTGGCAAACCGCAGATCTACAAGACCAGTGCCAGTGGTGGCGGTGCCGAGCGCGTGACCTTCGTCGGTAACTACAACGCCAACCCTAAACTGTCGGCGGACGAGAAGACCCTGGTGATGATCCATCGCCAGGACGGTTTCACCAATTTCAAGGTGGCAGCCCAGGATATTCAGCGCGGCAGCGTAAAAATCCTAACTGATAGCACTCTGGACGAGTCACCTACTGTTGCGCCCAACGGCACCATGGTAATCTACGCCACCCGCCAGCAGGGCCGGGGAGTCTTGATGCTCGTGTCCATTAATGGACGCGTAAGGCTCCCGCTTCCTACCGCTCAAGGCGAAGTCAGAGAACCGTCCTGGTCCCCTTACCTGAACTGA
- the tolA gene encoding cell envelope integrity protein TolA, protein MQQQREPSASESYFWPSVLAIGLHVLVFGMLFVSFAMTPELPPAKPIVQATLYQLKSKSQATTQTNQKLAGEAKKSAARQTEVEQMEQKKVEQEAIKAAEQKKEEAAQKAEEAKKADEAKKADEAKKADEAKKAEAKKAEEKQLADIAKKKAEEEAKKAAEEEAKKAAAEEAKKKIVEDAKKKAAEDAKKKAEADEAKKKVAEDAKKKAAADAAKKKAQDAARKSAEEKKAQALADLLSDTPQRQQALADEQGDEVAGSFDDLIRARAAEGWARPPSARQGMTVVLQIGMLPDGTVASVSVAKSSGDGPFDASAVAAVKNIGRLTEMQGMKSSDFAPYRSFKMTFTPEDLAL, encoded by the coding sequence ATGCAGCAACAGCGAGAGCCGTCCGCCTCGGAAAGCTACTTCTGGCCCAGTGTTCTGGCAATCGGCCTGCACGTGCTGGTGTTCGGCATGTTGTTCGTCAGTTTTGCCATGACGCCGGAGCTGCCGCCGGCCAAGCCAATCGTGCAGGCGACCCTTTATCAGCTCAAGTCCAAGAGCCAGGCCACCACGCAGACCAACCAGAAGCTGGCCGGCGAGGCGAAGAAGTCCGCTGCGCGGCAGACTGAAGTCGAGCAGATGGAGCAGAAGAAGGTCGAGCAGGAGGCGATAAAGGCAGCGGAACAAAAGAAAGAGGAAGCTGCTCAAAAGGCCGAGGAAGCGAAGAAGGCCGACGAGGCGAAAAAAGCTGACGAGGCCAAGAAAGCCGATGAAGCGAAAAAAGCCGAGGCCAAGAAGGCAGAAGAGAAACAATTGGCTGATATAGCCAAGAAGAAAGCCGAAGAGGAAGCCAAGAAAGCCGCTGAGGAAGAGGCCAAGAAAGCGGCCGCCGAAGAGGCCAAGAAGAAGATTGTCGAGGACGCCAAGAAGAAAGCGGCCGAAGACGCCAAGAAGAAAGCTGAAGCTGACGAGGCGAAAAAGAAAGTCGCCGAAGACGCGAAGAAGAAAGCCGCCGCCGACGCCGCCAAGAAAAAGGCCCAGGACGCAGCGCGCAAATCTGCCGAAGAGAAGAAGGCCCAGGCCTTGGCAGACCTGCTTTCCGACACGCCGCAGCGCCAGCAGGCCTTGGCCGATGAGCAAGGCGATGAAGTCGCCGGTAGCTTCGATGATCTGATTCGTGCCCGGGCGGCAGAGGGTTGGGCTCGTCCACCTTCGGCGCGCCAAGGCATGACGGTAGTATTGCAGATCGGCATGTTGCCGGACGGTACGGTGGCCTCGGTCAGCGTGGCCAAGTCCAGCGGCGACGGACCTTTCGATGCTTCGGCGGTTGCAGCGGTCAAGAACATTGGACGATTGACGGAAATGCAAGGAATGAAGTCGAGCGATTTCGCTCCCTATCGTTCATTCAAGATGACATTCACACCTGAGGATCTAGCCTTGTGA
- the tolR gene encoding protein TolR — protein sequence MARARNKRKPVAEMNVVPYIDVMLVLLVIFMVTAPMLNQGVKVDLPKVSSEALPQDNNTQVLTISIKADKTYYWNLGSEVDTEKQQDRAMTLPQMTDAVTKIINNGNQNGKRTQVFIRGDKTVDYGAVMGAMGGLQKAGVGNVGLITEAP from the coding sequence ATCGCTCGAGCCCGAAACAAGCGCAAGCCGGTTGCCGAGATGAACGTGGTGCCCTACATCGACGTGATGCTGGTGCTGCTGGTCATCTTCATGGTGACCGCACCGATGCTCAATCAGGGCGTGAAGGTGGATCTGCCCAAGGTTTCCAGCGAAGCCTTGCCGCAGGACAACAACACCCAGGTCCTGACCATTTCGATCAAGGCTGACAAGACCTACTACTGGAACCTTGGCAGCGAAGTCGATACCGAGAAGCAGCAGGACCGGGCCATGACCCTGCCCCAGATGACCGATGCGGTGACCAAGATCATCAATAATGGCAACCAGAACGGCAAACGCACCCAGGTCTTCATTCGCGGTGACAAGACCGTCGACTACGGTGCCGTGATGGGCGCGATGGGTGGTCTGCAGAAAGCCGGGGTCGGTAATGTTGGCTTGATCACCGAGGCCCCCTGA
- the tolQ gene encoding protein TolQ — protein MEANVVDHTSMWSLVSNASVVVQLVMLTLVAASVTSWIMIFQRSNLLRAGRRALESFEERFWSGIDLSKLYRQAGSNPDPDSGVEQIFRAGFKEFSRLRQQPGVDPEAVMEGVARAMRVAISREEEKLEQSLPFLATVGSVSPYIGLFGTVWGIMNSFRGLASAQQATLATVAPGIAEALVATAIGLFAAIPAVIAYNRFAARSETLIGRYYTFADEFQAILHRKVHTSEE, from the coding sequence GTGGAAGCTAACGTCGTCGACCATACCTCCATGTGGAGCCTGGTCAGCAATGCCAGCGTCGTGGTGCAACTGGTAATGCTGACCCTGGTAGCCGCATCGGTGACCTCATGGATCATGATTTTTCAGCGCAGCAACCTGCTGCGCGCCGGTCGCCGTGCCCTGGAGAGCTTTGAAGAGCGCTTCTGGTCGGGTATCGACCTGTCCAAGCTGTACCGCCAGGCGGGCAGCAACCCGGATCCGGATTCGGGCGTGGAGCAGATCTTCCGTGCCGGTTTCAAGGAGTTCTCCCGTTTGCGCCAGCAGCCAGGCGTCGACCCTGAAGCGGTGATGGAAGGCGTGGCCCGTGCCATGCGCGTGGCCATTTCCCGGGAAGAAGAAAAGCTGGAGCAGAGCCTGCCGTTCCTGGCCACCGTCGGTTCGGTCAGTCCGTACATTGGCCTGTTCGGTACGGTGTGGGGGATCATGAACTCCTTCCGTGGCCTGGCCTCCGCCCAGCAGGCAACCCTGGCCACCGTGGCCCCGGGTATCGCCGAGGCGCTGGTCGCCACCGCCATTGGCCTGTTCGCGGCGATCCCGGCCGTTATCGCCTACAACCGCTTCGCTGCCCGCAGCGAGACGCTGATCGGCCGTTACTACACCTTCGCCGATGAATTCCAGGCGATCCTGCACCGCAAAGTGCACACCAGCGAAGAATAA
- the ybgC gene encoding tol-pal system-associated acyl-CoA thioesterase, whose product MRAQNGLESFAHRCRVYYEDTDAGGIVYYVNYLKFMERARTERLRELGFAQSALAGEDLLFVVHSSEARYHAPARLDDELLVSADVIELNRVSLRFKQQVRRATDNALLCEGQFLVACVRTHSLKPRAIPEALRAAFAGVSGAGTHSEQEIKRGS is encoded by the coding sequence ATGCGCGCGCAAAACGGGCTGGAGTCGTTCGCACATCGCTGTCGCGTTTATTACGAGGACACCGATGCCGGCGGCATCGTTTACTACGTCAACTACCTCAAGTTTATGGAACGGGCTCGAACCGAACGGCTGCGGGAACTGGGTTTTGCCCAATCCGCGCTGGCAGGGGAGGACCTGTTATTCGTCGTGCATTCCAGCGAAGCGCGTTACCACGCGCCGGCGCGACTGGACGACGAGCTTCTGGTAAGTGCCGATGTCATCGAATTGAACCGTGTCAGCCTGCGTTTCAAGCAGCAGGTCAGGCGGGCTACGGATAATGCGCTGCTCTGTGAAGGGCAGTTTTTGGTGGCCTGTGTGCGCACCCATAGTTTGAAACCCCGGGCCATTCCCGAAGCTCTACGCGCGGCCTTTGCCGGCGTGAGCGGCGCGGGTACACACTCAGAGCAGGAGATAAAGCGTGGAAGCTAA
- the ruvB gene encoding Holliday junction branch migration DNA helicase RuvB, which translates to MIEADRLIAATGAPRDREEVQDRAIRPVSLADYIGQPTVREQMELFIQAARGRSESLDHTLIFGPPGLGKTTLANIIAQEMGVSIKSTSGPVLERPGDLAALLTNLEPHDVLFIDEIHRLSPIVEEVLYPAMEDFQLDIMIGEGPAARSIKLDLPPFTLVGATTRAGMLTNPLRDRFGIVQRLEFYSNADLATIVSRSAGILGLPLDPEGAYEVARRARGTPRIANRLLRRVRDFAEVRAKGHITKPIADLALNLLDIDERGFDHQDRRLLLTMIEKFDGGPVGVDSLAAAISEERHTIEDVLEPYLIQQGYIMRTPRGRVVTRHAYLHFGLNIPTRMGEMPVVDEFLDAVDD; encoded by the coding sequence GTGATTGAAGCTGACCGCCTGATCGCCGCCACGGGGGCGCCCCGTGACCGTGAAGAAGTCCAGGACCGTGCGATTCGCCCCGTCAGCCTGGCCGACTACATCGGCCAACCGACCGTGCGCGAGCAGATGGAGTTGTTCATCCAGGCGGCCCGTGGGCGTAGCGAGTCGCTGGACCACACCTTGATCTTCGGCCCGCCGGGCCTGGGCAAGACCACCCTGGCCAACATCATTGCCCAGGAAATGGGCGTGTCGATCAAGAGCACGTCCGGTCCGGTCCTCGAGCGTCCGGGTGACCTGGCGGCGCTGTTGACCAACCTCGAGCCCCACGACGTATTGTTCATCGACGAAATCCATCGGTTGTCGCCGATTGTCGAGGAAGTGCTGTACCCGGCCATGGAGGATTTCCAGCTCGACATCATGATCGGCGAAGGTCCGGCGGCGCGTTCCATCAAGCTGGACCTGCCACCCTTCACCCTGGTGGGGGCCACCACCCGCGCCGGCATGCTCACCAACCCGCTGCGCGACCGTTTCGGCATCGTCCAGCGCCTGGAGTTCTACAGCAACGCGGACCTGGCTACGATCGTCAGTCGCTCGGCGGGCATCCTCGGGTTGCCGCTGGACCCGGAGGGCGCCTATGAAGTGGCGCGTCGGGCCCGGGGCACGCCGCGGATCGCCAACCGGCTGCTGCGCCGGGTCCGGGATTTTGCCGAGGTCCGGGCCAAGGGCCACATCACCAAGCCGATTGCCGACCTGGCGTTGAACCTGCTGGACATCGACGAGCGTGGTTTCGACCATCAGGACCGGCGCCTGCTGCTGACCATGATCGAGAAGTTCGACGGTGGTCCGGTGGGCGTGGACAGCCTGGCCGCGGCCATCAGCGAAGAGCGCCATACCATCGAGGATGTACTGGAGCCGTACCTGATCCAGCAGGGCTACATCATGCGCACCCCTCGTGGGCGGGTGGTGACGCGCCATGCCTACCTGCACTTCGGCTTAAACATCCCGACACGAATGGGCGAGATGCCGGTGGTAGACGAATTCCTCGATGCCGTGGACGATTGA
- the ruvA gene encoding Holliday junction branch migration protein RuvA, with amino-acid sequence MIGRLRGTLAEKQPPHLILDVNGLGYELEVPMTTLYRLPSVGEPLTLHTHLVVREDAQLLYGFVGKRERDFFRELIRLNGVGPKLALALMSSLEVDELVRCVQSQDTSALTKVPGVGKKTAERLLVELKDRFKAWEAVPAMFALVPNQPDAPVPTASAENDAVTALISLGYKPQEASKAISAIKEKGLSTEDMIRRALKGMI; translated from the coding sequence GTGATTGGACGCTTGCGCGGCACCCTGGCTGAAAAACAGCCGCCGCACCTGATTCTGGATGTAAATGGCCTGGGCTATGAGCTGGAAGTGCCCATGACCACGCTGTATCGCTTGCCGTCGGTCGGTGAGCCGCTGACGTTGCACACCCATTTGGTCGTGCGCGAGGATGCGCAGTTACTCTATGGCTTTGTCGGCAAGCGTGAGCGGGATTTCTTCCGTGAGTTGATCCGCCTCAATGGTGTCGGCCCGAAACTGGCGCTGGCCTTGATGTCGAGCCTGGAAGTCGACGAACTGGTACGTTGCGTGCAATCCCAGGACACCTCGGCCTTGACCAAGGTGCCGGGTGTCGGCAAGAAAACCGCCGAACGCCTGCTGGTGGAACTCAAGGATCGCTTCAAGGCCTGGGAAGCGGTGCCAGCCATGTTCGCGCTGGTGCCGAACCAGCCGGATGCGCCGGTGCCGACGGCCAGTGCCGAGAACGACGCGGTCACTGCGCTGATCTCCCTGGGCTACAAGCCGCAGGAGGCCAGCAAGGCGATTTCCGCCATCAAGGAAAAAGGCTTGAGTACTGAAGACATGATTCGTCGTGCCCTGAAGGGAATGATCTAA
- the ruvC gene encoding crossover junction endodeoxyribonuclease RuvC produces the protein MTLILGIDPGSRITGYGVVRDTGRGCVYVASGCIRTGAGELHERLQIVYRGVREVIQTYGPVTMGIEKVFMARNADSALKLGQARGAAIVAGAEESLEIAEYTATQVKQAVVGTGAANKEQVQMMVMHLLKLVSKPQIDASDALAIAICHAHTRSSLLPHGLGTARSRGGRLRL, from the coding sequence ATGACTTTAATCCTTGGCATCGACCCCGGTTCGCGCATTACCGGTTACGGCGTGGTTCGCGATACCGGGCGCGGCTGCGTGTATGTGGCGTCCGGCTGCATCCGCACCGGGGCAGGTGAGCTGCATGAGCGCCTGCAGATCGTTTATCGCGGGGTGCGCGAAGTCATCCAGACCTACGGCCCGGTCACCATGGGCATCGAAAAGGTCTTCATGGCGCGCAATGCCGATTCCGCCTTGAAGCTGGGGCAGGCCCGGGGGGCGGCGATTGTTGCCGGCGCCGAGGAAAGCCTGGAGATTGCCGAGTACACCGCGACCCAGGTCAAGCAGGCGGTCGTCGGAACGGGGGCGGCAAACAAGGAGCAGGTGCAAATGATGGTGATGCACCTGTTGAAACTGGTCAGCAAGCCGCAGATTGACGCCTCTGACGCCCTGGCTATCGCCATTTGCCATGCCCATACCCGTTCCAGTTTGTTGCCTCATGGTCTGGGAACCGCACGCAGTCGTGGCGGGCGCCTGCGTCTCTGA
- a CDS encoding YebC/PmpR family DNA-binding transcriptional regulator, with translation MAGHSKWANIKHRKERQDAKRGKIFTKWIRELTVAARQGGGDPGSNPRLRLALDKALGANMSRDIIDRAIARGAGATEADNVEELTYEGYGPGGVAVMVECMTDNRNRTAAAVRHAFSKCGGNLGTDGSVAYLFERKGQISFAPGLDEDALTEAALEADADDVVSHEDGSFDVFTSFASFYAVRNALEAAGFKPVDAEIVMQPTTSAELDLEGAEKVLKLIDMLEDLDDVQNVYSNADIPESVAEQLG, from the coding sequence ATGGCAGGTCATTCCAAGTGGGCGAACATCAAGCACCGCAAAGAACGTCAGGATGCCAAGAGGGGCAAGATCTTTACCAAGTGGATCCGTGAGCTGACGGTCGCGGCCCGCCAGGGTGGCGGCGATCCGGGGTCCAACCCGCGTTTGCGCCTGGCCCTGGACAAGGCGCTCGGTGCCAACATGAGCCGCGACATCATCGACCGGGCCATCGCCCGTGGCGCCGGTGCGACCGAGGCCGATAACGTTGAAGAGCTGACCTATGAAGGTTATGGCCCGGGAGGCGTGGCGGTGATGGTCGAGTGTATGACCGATAATCGCAACCGTACCGCCGCTGCCGTGCGTCATGCCTTCAGCAAGTGCGGTGGCAACCTTGGTACCGACGGTTCGGTGGCTTATCTGTTCGAGCGCAAGGGGCAGATCAGCTTCGCGCCGGGCCTCGATGAAGATGCCCTGACGGAAGCGGCCCTGGAGGCCGATGCCGATGATGTGGTCAGCCATGAAGACGGCTCGTTCGATGTCTTCACGTCGTTCGCCAGCTTCTATGCCGTGCGTAATGCCTTGGAGGCCGCCGGGTTCAAGCCCGTCGACGCGGAAATCGTCATGCAGCCGACCACCAGCGCCGAACTGGATCTTGAAGGCGCCGAGAAAGTGCTCAAGCTGATCGACATGCTCGAAGACCTGGATGACGTGCAGAACGTCTATTCCAATGCCGATATTCCGGAATCGGTGGCTGAACAGCTAGGCTGA